A part of Propionispora hippei DSM 15287 genomic DNA contains:
- a CDS encoding 2-hydroxyacid dehydrogenase, translating into MKFLVVGDPMLSSETLGQAVRDIFGQEVAVSGVDWKPASDEEFWHLRSQVEKLGPDAGQPPAELTQAILDADIVITHHTPLNGALIRSSKARYIGVCRAGVENIDVAAAKEKGIQVMRTMGRNAEAVSDFTIALMLAELRNLARGHAALRRGEWKKKYPNSAFMGDMKGKTVGLVGFGYIGKLVARKLSSFNMRLIAYDPFVKEEVLQESQVEKVSLEELCHQADFISLHARLSKETAGLIGKREFALMKPTAYVINTARAGLIDEQALVEALQNGQIGGAGLDVFWTEPIADKHPLLSMENVTITPHLAGATNDTFRMTPYLLLEELKKVVVQSAASAWFVK; encoded by the coding sequence ATGAAATTTTTGGTAGTGGGCGATCCCATGCTTTCATCGGAAACATTAGGGCAGGCAGTACGGGATATTTTTGGTCAGGAGGTTGCGGTTTCCGGTGTGGACTGGAAGCCGGCCAGTGATGAGGAATTTTGGCACTTGCGGAGTCAGGTGGAAAAGCTTGGACCTGATGCCGGCCAACCACCGGCGGAACTGACACAGGCTATTTTGGATGCGGATATTGTGATTACTCATCACACTCCTTTGAACGGCGCACTTATTCGCAGCAGTAAGGCCCGCTATATTGGCGTATGCCGGGCCGGTGTGGAAAACATTGATGTAGCCGCGGCTAAGGAAAAGGGTATTCAGGTGATGCGGACGATGGGGAGAAACGCCGAGGCCGTTTCCGATTTTACCATTGCCCTGATGCTGGCGGAATTAAGAAATCTGGCCCGGGGCCATGCGGCACTGCGCCGGGGTGAATGGAAGAAAAAGTATCCCAACTCCGCTTTTATGGGGGATATGAAAGGAAAAACCGTGGGTCTGGTGGGCTTTGGCTATATCGGTAAACTGGTAGCCAGAAAACTGTCGTCCTTTAATATGCGGCTGATTGCCTATGATCCGTTTGTGAAGGAAGAAGTCCTGCAGGAAAGCCAGGTCGAAAAGGTTTCGCTTGAGGAGTTGTGCCACCAGGCCGACTTTATCAGCCTTCATGCCCGTTTGAGCAAGGAAACGGCCGGCCTTATCGGAAAGCGGGAATTTGCGCTTATGAAGCCCACGGCCTATGTGATTAATACGGCCAGAGCCGGACTGATAGATGAACAGGCGTTGGTGGAAGCATTACAGAACGGACAAATTGGCGGTGCCGGTCTGGATGTGTTCTGGACAGAACCGATAGCCGACAAACATCCGCTGCTAAGTATGGAAAATGTAACAATTACGCCCCATTTGGCCGGAGCTACCAACGATACATTCCGCATGACCCCCTATCTGCTGCTGGAGGAACTGAAAAAAGTGGTGGTTCAGTCGGCAGCTTCAGCCTGGTTTGTAAAATAG
- a CDS encoding Cof-type HAD-IIB family hydrolase — translation MMKVPSIQLVAIDLDGTLLDDDKRITAETLQTIQAVMARGVSVVLASGRPWCSVLPYARQLELSTPIIAHSGAYMADETGRVYADQTLEAAAGQAVIRMLEEAGYYFKVYCRDVFYVQAPIQETLDFSRIYQVPYQAVGKGRLAWLDKPVNRIMIYDRPERIEAVQKLLLPWADVFSYARDSARGLDILPRGVNKGSALRLLCSRLQLDLEKVMAIGNEGNDIEMICEAGLGVAMGNSCSELKTCAAAVTAGNQAEGVAQALKIYVLQE, via the coding sequence ATGATGAAAGTGCCTTCCATACAGTTGGTGGCCATTGACCTGGACGGAACCTTGCTGGATGATGACAAGCGGATTACGGCAGAAACGCTGCAGACCATCCAAGCGGTCATGGCGCGAGGCGTTTCGGTTGTCCTGGCCTCCGGCCGGCCATGGTGCTCGGTTTTGCCTTACGCCCGGCAGTTGGAGCTTAGTACGCCGATTATTGCTCATAGCGGTGCCTATATGGCCGATGAAACAGGTCGGGTGTACGCCGATCAAACCTTGGAGGCGGCTGCCGGGCAGGCCGTAATCCGTATGCTGGAAGAAGCGGGGTACTATTTCAAGGTTTATTGCCGGGATGTATTTTATGTACAGGCTCCGATCCAGGAAACTCTGGATTTTTCGAGGATTTATCAAGTGCCTTATCAAGCGGTGGGGAAAGGCCGCCTGGCTTGGCTGGACAAACCGGTCAACCGGATTATGATCTATGACCGGCCGGAACGGATTGAGGCTGTCCAGAAGCTGCTGCTGCCCTGGGCGGACGTATTTTCCTATGCCAGGGACAGTGCCCGGGGGCTGGATATTTTACCCCGCGGTGTAAATAAGGGCAGTGCGCTGCGGCTTTTATGCAGCCGGCTCCAATTGGATCTAGAAAAAGTTATGGCCATAGGAAATGAAGGAAATGATATAGAAATGATCTGTGAGGCAGGTTTGGGTGTTGCTATGGGGAATTCCTGTTCTGAACTGAAAACCTGTGCAGCCGCCGTGACGGCGGGAAATCAGGCGGAAGGAGTGGCGCAGGCCCTCAAAATCTATGTCTTACAAGAATAA
- a CDS encoding NAD(P)-binding protein, with the protein MKIAIMGAGLSGLACALTLEKNGLTPTVFDNRRCVGDRFVNGEILLPMLEQSFSDPLVRLSEVYGIYLQPTNNITALTLHSENKTAQLTGQLGFINLRGRVETSFESQLARQLKTKILFNSTYDYTALLKEFTHIILAVGDFRYTEEIQRVKSSLTVTLKGATVAGNFNQREVAAWLDNTIAPKGYCYLIPFSGKEANITLAYPEYPEAKELNQNKLWDRYFERVCKDTRQNLRITDQFEIHHYRMGISDMPRIGNTFFVGNCLGTMMPALGFGQLPSMLSGIYAAQDLLGQLNYQQTAKSLYQSYHHSMTLRKFLESLNNANLDTLVSLAGTPLANRLLNNRRISLLKIISRLLTPLFG; encoded by the coding sequence ATGAAAATAGCAATTATGGGAGCCGGCCTGTCTGGGTTAGCCTGTGCCTTAACCTTAGAGAAAAACGGTCTCACTCCCACCGTTTTTGATAATCGCCGTTGCGTCGGCGACCGGTTTGTTAATGGAGAAATTTTACTGCCTATGCTGGAGCAATCCTTCAGCGATCCGCTGGTCCGGTTGTCAGAAGTTTACGGTATATACCTGCAGCCTACCAATAATATTACGGCACTCACGTTGCATTCCGAGAATAAGACAGCCCAATTAACCGGCCAACTAGGCTTTATTAATCTGCGGGGCAGGGTGGAAACCTCGTTTGAGTCCCAATTGGCCCGGCAATTAAAGACCAAAATTTTATTCAACTCAACATACGACTATACTGCTTTATTAAAAGAATTTACCCATATTATATTGGCTGTCGGCGATTTCAGGTATACCGAGGAAATACAGCGAGTAAAAAGCAGTCTTACCGTTACTTTAAAGGGAGCAACTGTCGCCGGAAACTTCAATCAGCGAGAAGTGGCCGCCTGGCTTGATAACACTATTGCTCCCAAAGGATATTGCTACTTAATTCCCTTCTCCGGCAAAGAAGCCAACATTACCTTAGCCTATCCCGAATATCCTGAAGCGAAGGAGCTAAATCAAAACAAATTGTGGGACAGATATTTTGAACGGGTCTGTAAAGACACTCGGCAGAATCTAAGGATAACCGACCAATTTGAAATTCACCATTACCGGATGGGAATTTCCGATATGCCCCGCATCGGCAATACTTTCTTTGTCGGCAATTGCCTGGGAACTATGATGCCGGCGCTGGGCTTTGGCCAACTGCCGTCCATGTTATCCGGTATTTATGCTGCTCAGGATTTGCTTGGACAGTTAAATTACCAGCAAACCGCCAAATCCCTTTACCAAAGCTATCACCACTCCATGACACTCCGGAAATTTTTGGAGTCCTTAAACAATGCTAACCTGGACACCCTTGTTAGCCTGGCAGGCACTCCCTTAGCTAACCGTTTGCTGAATAACCGTCGCATTAGCCTCCTAAAGATAATCAGTCGCCTGTTAACACCGCTTTTTGGATAA
- a CDS encoding gluconokinase, with protein MRQAMMGVDIGTTGCRAVIFQQDGKCLANQSLEYSLYTPQAAWAEQDPEEIFQAFVQVVRGSMAASGLRPDELAGICFSSVMHSIFPVDHTGKPLHNMLIWADSRSQAYTEKLAQEYDAKKLYVKTGCPLHPMYLLSKLLWFREERRPVFAASYKFIGIKEFICYRLFGKFLVDKSIATTTAIYNLETQAWDDEILDILGIDASLLSEVKPTTHVEPGLSAEMAELLGVAAATPVILGAADGILSNLGAGAVNPGQITAMIGTSGAIRIVTDRPQIDERMRTWCYNMTDSHWVVGGAINNGGIALRWVRDKFACMEQYVAERSGYDPYDILSRYAAEEPVGSDGLIMLPFFSGERAPYYNANARGVLFGLNLTHGKRHLVRATMEGVLYSLFSVFRALEEVTGKSNEIRVSGSFTRSPFWVQLMADIFGRVITVLDDPEGAAFGAAVLGYFAMGQMTDIKEVNNLINIKKRYQPDLANHERYQRLVAVYERLYHKLEAEFEEIASIQREWK; from the coding sequence ATGCGACAGGCGATGATGGGAGTCGATATTGGCACGACAGGGTGCCGGGCCGTCATTTTTCAACAGGATGGGAAGTGCTTAGCCAATCAATCGCTGGAATATTCCCTGTATACGCCACAGGCGGCTTGGGCGGAGCAGGACCCGGAAGAAATTTTTCAGGCCTTTGTGCAGGTGGTACGTGGCAGCATGGCGGCAAGCGGACTGCGGCCAGATGAACTGGCCGGGATTTGTTTCAGCTCGGTGATGCATAGCATTTTTCCGGTGGATCATACCGGTAAGCCGCTGCATAATATGCTGATCTGGGCTGACTCGCGCAGCCAGGCTTATACTGAAAAGCTGGCTCAAGAATATGATGCGAAAAAGTTGTATGTCAAAACAGGCTGTCCGCTTCATCCCATGTATCTCTTATCCAAGCTGCTCTGGTTTAGAGAGGAGCGGCGGCCGGTTTTTGCGGCAAGTTATAAATTTATCGGTATCAAAGAGTTTATTTGTTACCGGCTGTTTGGCAAGTTCCTGGTGGATAAATCCATTGCAACCACTACGGCCATCTACAACTTAGAAACCCAGGCATGGGATGATGAAATTCTCGATATTCTGGGCATTGACGCTTCGCTGCTGTCGGAAGTGAAGCCAACAACTCATGTGGAGCCCGGCCTGAGCGCCGAAATGGCGGAGCTTTTGGGAGTAGCGGCCGCTACGCCGGTTATTTTAGGCGCTGCCGACGGAATTTTATCCAATCTGGGGGCCGGCGCCGTAAATCCGGGGCAAATTACCGCGATGATCGGCACCAGCGGCGCCATTCGCATTGTAACCGACCGACCGCAGATTGACGAGCGGATGCGTACCTGGTGCTACAACATGACCGACAGCCATTGGGTGGTCGGCGGGGCGATCAATAACGGGGGTATTGCCTTACGATGGGTTAGGGACAAATTTGCCTGTATGGAACAGTATGTGGCGGAACGGTCGGGGTATGATCCCTACGATATCCTCAGCCGGTATGCCGCCGAGGAGCCGGTCGGTTCGGACGGCTTGATTATGCTGCCCTTCTTCTCCGGGGAACGGGCGCCCTACTATAATGCCAATGCCCGTGGCGTGCTGTTTGGGCTGAATCTGACCCATGGTAAGCGTCATTTGGTGAGAGCGACCATGGAAGGTGTTCTGTACAGCCTGTTCAGTGTGTTCCGCGCCTTGGAAGAGGTAACCGGCAAATCCAATGAAATCCGGGTAAGCGGCAGTTTTACCCGGTCGCCGTTCTGGGTACAGTTGATGGCGGATATTTTCGGAAGAGTGATTACCGTACTGGACGATCCGGAAGGCGCCGCCTTCGGTGCCGCCGTACTGGGCTACTTCGCTATGGGGCAAATGACCGACATCAAAGAGGTAAATAACCTGATTAATATAAAAAAGCGGTATCAGCCCGATTTGGCAAATCACGAGCGGTATCAGCGACTGGTTGCCGTCTATGAACGGCTATACCATAAGCTTGAGGCTGAATTCGAGGAAATTGCCAGCATTCAGCGGGAATGGAAATAA
- the gndA gene encoding NADP-dependent phosphogluconate dehydrogenase — MNKSQIGVIGLAVMGKNLALNMANHGYSVTVYNRSEDKTKQLLAEAAGRQLTGAYSLQELVASLERPRKILIMVKAGSPVDTTIEQLLPYLEQGDILIDGGNSFYQDTIRRHQQLAARGIHFIGTGVSGGEEGALKGPAIMPGGDRKAFALVQPIFEAIAAKVGEDACCTYIGSDGAGHFVKMVHNGIEYADMQLICEAYVLLRELLGLKPEEIKEIFAGWNQGELNSYLIEITADILGKTDPATGKPMVEVILDKAGQKGTGKWTSQVALDLGVPIPSITTAVFERYLSAMKDERVAAAKRLAGPEIQAVRKPAAFAEAIRRALYVSKIGAYAQGFSLMAGASRQYGWDLDLGSIAMIFRGGCIIRAQFLNKIKEAYDKNQDLPSLFLDEYFRTSIENYQQDWRDVVVAAIQAGIPVPAFTSSLSYFDSYRAAELPANLLQAQRDYFGAHTFERNDKEGTFHHNWEA, encoded by the coding sequence ATGAACAAGAGTCAGATTGGTGTAATCGGCCTTGCGGTCATGGGAAAAAATCTGGCACTCAATATGGCCAACCACGGCTATTCCGTGACGGTTTACAACCGCTCGGAGGATAAAACGAAGCAATTGCTGGCTGAGGCAGCCGGACGGCAACTGACGGGGGCCTATTCGCTGCAGGAATTGGTCGCGTCACTGGAACGGCCGCGCAAAATACTGATTATGGTCAAAGCCGGCAGTCCCGTGGATACCACCATTGAGCAGCTTTTGCCTTATCTGGAGCAAGGGGATATTTTGATTGACGGCGGCAATTCCTTTTATCAGGACACCATTCGCCGCCATCAGCAGCTTGCCGCCCGGGGCATTCACTTTATCGGCACCGGTGTATCCGGTGGGGAAGAAGGGGCGTTAAAAGGACCGGCGATTATGCCTGGCGGCGACAGAAAAGCCTTTGCCTTGGTGCAGCCTATCTTTGAGGCTATTGCGGCCAAGGTAGGGGAGGATGCCTGCTGCACCTATATTGGCAGCGACGGGGCGGGGCATTTTGTCAAAATGGTGCATAACGGCATTGAATATGCCGACATGCAGCTTATATGCGAGGCCTATGTTTTATTGAGAGAGCTGTTGGGTCTCAAGCCTGAGGAAATTAAAGAGATTTTTGCCGGCTGGAATCAGGGCGAACTTAACAGTTATCTGATTGAAATTACGGCCGACATTCTAGGTAAAACCGATCCGGCCACAGGGAAGCCTATGGTGGAGGTCATCTTGGATAAGGCTGGACAGAAGGGTACCGGCAAGTGGACCAGCCAGGTGGCGCTGGACCTGGGCGTGCCCATCCCGTCGATTACCACTGCTGTCTTTGAACGCTATCTGTCGGCCATGAAGGACGAACGGGTGGCAGCCGCCAAGCGCCTGGCCGGACCGGAGATACAGGCTGTTCGTAAGCCGGCGGCTTTCGCCGAAGCCATCCGCCGGGCGCTGTATGTCAGCAAAATCGGCGCTTATGCCCAAGGCTTCAGCCTGATGGCCGGCGCCTCCCGGCAGTACGGCTGGGACTTGGATCTGGGCAGCATCGCGATGATTTTCCGCGGCGGCTGCATTATCCGGGCCCAGTTTTTAAATAAAATCAAGGAAGCCTACGATAAGAATCAGGACTTGCCCAGTTTGTTTTTGGACGAGTATTTCCGCACCAGCATAGAGAATTACCAGCAGGACTGGCGGGACGTAGTGGTTGCCGCTATCCAGGCGGGCATCCCGGTACCGGCCTTTACCAGCTCCCTGTCCTATTTCGACAGCTACCGGGCGGCCGAGCTGCCGGCCAATCTGCTGCAGGCCCAGCGGGACTATTTTGGCGCCCATACCTTTGAACGGAATGACAAGGAAGGCACTTTCCATCATAACTGGGAAGCATAA
- the hcp gene encoding hydroxylamine reductase, translating into MDNAMFCYQCEQTFGGKGCTKSGVCGKTPEIANLQDLLIYQLKGISCYAKELIDQGKPIDKEVVKFVENSLFTTLTNVNFDVGVHVKLLQESQKIKEQLRSQAPQKNYPDAATYNLSDSKEAMLKDAVKAGIMYDQTLDPDIRSLRSTVLYGLKGISAYGHQARFINFYSDQVDNFYFQGLEATTNDNLTLDDMIRVVMRTGNMSVEVMKVLDEANTTTYQNPSPHQVDVNPKKGPFIIISGHDLRDLEMLLEQTEGKGINIYTHGEMLPAHGYPGLKKYKHLAGNYGSAWQNQQKEFDSLPGCILMTTNCLMRPRETYKDRIFTTNVVGWEGVKNIKTKPDGTKDFSEIIDKALELGGFTEDEEAHKILVGFGHHATLSHAEAIVNAVKDGKVRHFFLIGGCDGARPGRNYYTEFAKLVPEDCVILTLACGKYRFNKLDFGTVAGLPRLLDIGQCNDAYSAVRIATALADAFDTDVNSLPLSIVLSWYEQKAVADLLALLSLGIQNMRLGPSLPAFLSPNVLQYLVETFSIKPISTPEDDLKSLLKQAN; encoded by the coding sequence TTGGACAATGCGATGTTTTGTTACCAGTGTGAACAAACTTTTGGCGGCAAAGGCTGTACCAAGAGCGGTGTCTGCGGTAAAACCCCGGAAATTGCCAATTTGCAGGATTTACTGATTTACCAGCTAAAAGGCATCTCCTGCTATGCCAAGGAACTGATCGACCAGGGTAAACCGATTGACAAAGAGGTGGTTAAGTTTGTCGAGAATTCCCTGTTCACCACCCTGACCAACGTTAATTTTGACGTCGGTGTTCATGTAAAACTGCTGCAGGAATCGCAAAAAATAAAAGAACAGTTGCGCAGCCAGGCCCCGCAAAAAAACTATCCCGACGCAGCCACCTACAATCTGAGCGATAGCAAGGAAGCCATGCTCAAGGATGCGGTCAAGGCGGGCATTATGTACGATCAAACCCTGGACCCCGACATCCGCTCCCTGCGCTCCACCGTCCTGTACGGCTTAAAGGGCATCAGTGCCTACGGCCATCAGGCCAGGTTTATCAACTTTTACAGCGACCAGGTGGACAACTTCTACTTCCAGGGGTTAGAAGCCACAACCAACGATAATCTCACCCTGGACGACATGATCCGCGTGGTTATGCGGACAGGCAATATGAGCGTCGAAGTCATGAAGGTGCTGGACGAGGCCAATACGACAACCTATCAAAACCCATCGCCGCACCAGGTTGATGTCAATCCCAAGAAAGGGCCCTTTATCATTATCTCCGGCCATGACCTGCGTGACCTGGAAATGCTGCTGGAACAAACCGAAGGAAAGGGTATCAACATCTACACCCACGGCGAAATGCTGCCGGCCCACGGCTATCCGGGCCTGAAAAAATATAAGCATCTGGCTGGCAACTACGGTTCGGCCTGGCAAAATCAACAGAAGGAATTTGACAGCTTGCCGGGCTGTATCCTGATGACCACCAACTGTCTGATGCGGCCCCGGGAAACTTATAAGGACCGGATTTTCACGACCAACGTTGTCGGCTGGGAAGGCGTGAAAAACATTAAAACCAAGCCTGATGGCACCAAAGATTTCAGTGAAATCATCGATAAGGCTTTAGAGTTAGGTGGCTTTACCGAGGATGAAGAAGCGCACAAAATCCTGGTCGGCTTCGGGCATCATGCCACACTATCCCATGCCGAAGCCATTGTCAATGCGGTAAAGGACGGCAAGGTGCGTCACTTCTTCCTCATCGGCGGCTGCGACGGTGCCCGTCCGGGACGCAATTACTACACCGAGTTTGCCAAGCTCGTTCCGGAGGATTGCGTCATCCTGACCCTGGCCTGCGGCAAATACCGTTTCAATAAGCTGGATTTCGGTACTGTAGCTGGTCTGCCGCGGCTTTTAGACATCGGGCAGTGCAACGATGCTTATTCGGCCGTCCGGATTGCCACAGCGCTGGCCGATGCCTTCGATACCGATGTCAATTCCCTGCCGCTTTCCATCGTGCTGTCTTGGTACGAGCAAAAAGCTGTTGCCGACCTGTTGGCGCTCTTATCGCTGGGCATCCAAAATATGCGGCTCGGCCCCAGCCTGCCGGCCTTCCTGTCGCCTAATGTGCTGCAGTATCTGGTGGAAACCTTCAGTATCAAACCGATCAGCACGCCGGAGGACGACTTGAAGAGCCTGCTCAAGCAGGCAAACTAA
- a CDS encoding DHA2 family efflux MFS transporter permease subunit: MLNLQALPYYRWLVFSVTATGTFMATLDSSIVNVALPRISAMLDSSLPLVQWVVSAYLLTISCLLPLFGRLGDMLGRRSVYTAGFLVFTLGSLLCGLAGHIALLITARVIQAIGAAMLMANASAIVAATFPSSSRGQALGMVGTIVALGSLTGPSVGGVLVDLFGWESIFYVNLPIGLLGFAAGQIILPREARQNGEAFDYPGAVLFATGMICFLLAIIHGEDLGWLSKTVITLFIAAVALLTLFVLHEKRAPFPMIDLSLFKIWAFWSGNAAGLISFMALFSNTMLLPFYLTTILHLSPSQVGLLMTPFPFLMALLAPISGYLSDRINPAFLSTAGLSVTTLGLLSLTLLGEHTSLWEIALSQATLGLGNALFQSPNNNSVMSSVPPEKLGIASGFNSLVRNIGQVSGIAISVSIFENRQAAALAGFTQPDAAQQIAAFLSGYHTALFAGALFAAIGAALSFVRRTELIAKN, from the coding sequence ATGCTCAATTTACAAGCCTTACCATACTATCGCTGGCTGGTATTTAGCGTAACTGCTACAGGAACTTTCATGGCAACCCTTGATTCCAGCATTGTCAATGTCGCGTTGCCCCGTATCTCGGCTATGCTTGATTCCAGCCTGCCACTGGTTCAGTGGGTCGTATCGGCTTATCTGCTGACCATTTCCTGCCTGCTGCCGCTCTTTGGCCGTCTGGGAGACATGCTCGGCCGCCGCTCGGTCTATACCGCCGGGTTTCTCGTTTTTACTTTAGGCTCGCTGCTCTGCGGCCTGGCCGGCCACATTGCCTTGTTGATCACCGCCAGAGTGATCCAAGCCATCGGAGCCGCCATGCTCATGGCCAATGCCTCGGCCATTGTGGCTGCCACCTTTCCCAGTTCCAGCCGCGGACAAGCCCTCGGCATGGTGGGAACCATTGTGGCGCTGGGCTCCCTGACAGGCCCCAGTGTGGGCGGTGTATTGGTCGATCTGTTCGGCTGGGAGTCGATTTTCTATGTCAATTTGCCGATTGGGTTGCTCGGTTTTGCCGCCGGTCAGATAATTCTCCCCCGGGAAGCCCGCCAGAACGGCGAAGCCTTCGATTACCCGGGTGCCGTATTGTTCGCCACCGGCATGATCTGCTTTCTGCTAGCTATCATTCATGGCGAGGATTTAGGCTGGCTGTCTAAAACAGTCATTACTTTGTTTATCGCAGCTGTAGCTCTCTTAACGCTCTTTGTCCTTCACGAAAAACGCGCTCCCTTTCCAATGATTGACCTAAGCCTGTTTAAAATCTGGGCCTTCTGGTCCGGCAATGCCGCCGGTCTGATTTCCTTTATGGCCCTTTTTTCCAATACCATGCTGCTGCCCTTCTACCTAACCACCATCCTGCACCTAAGCCCTTCACAGGTCGGCCTGCTGATGACGCCCTTCCCGTTCTTAATGGCCCTGCTGGCTCCGATTAGCGGCTATCTGTCCGACCGGATCAACCCGGCTTTTCTCAGTACCGCTGGACTGAGCGTAACTACCCTGGGCCTGCTTTCGCTAACCCTGTTGGGCGAACACACCTCACTTTGGGAAATTGCCTTGTCCCAGGCTACGCTGGGCTTAGGCAACGCGCTCTTTCAATCACCCAATAACAACAGTGTCATGAGTTCGGTCCCGCCGGAAAAGCTGGGCATTGCCAGCGGCTTCAATTCACTGGTAAGAAATATTGGCCAGGTTTCGGGCATCGCCATCTCCGTGTCGATTTTCGAGAACCGCCAAGCCGCCGCTCTGGCCGGTTTTACCCAGCCTGATGCGGCTCAGCAGATTGCCGCCTTTCTGTCCGGCTACCATACCGCTCTGTTTGCGGGGGCCTTATTTGCCGCCATTGGTGCCGCCTTATCCTTCGTAAGACGGACTGAACTGATCGCTAAAAACTGA
- a CDS encoding FGGY-family carbohydrate kinase yields the protein MAYLIGIDVGTTNCKAAAYRADGSLQMIASRPTVTHYVDADKAEFDPDQIWQAVQEALREVVVELGGEPIAGIAVASMGAAGVLLDKNGRWIHRSIAWFDTRTQKKAQWWKDTFGSEKIYAISGFVPNPMAGITKVQWIKEKMPDNFKRVKHWVSMQDYIGFCLTGNAVVDYSVACRTMAVDLRNRCWNQDILFHAGISPDICSELKAAGSLVGTVHEAAARRTDISVGTPVFTGGLDYVCGALASGTIKSGHVLCAIGTSEQILMVVDEPITDPQHIDSNLTCVNYVVDDKYYVAGQVISSGCVLEWFSKQIAQVGYSVITEEAQTAPLGSEGVFLLPHFRGKYAPGADPQAKGAFFGLTTAHSRACLSRAVLEGLCFESVGIIEEMERITGQTVKSIHVVGGATKSPFWMQMKADILGKTVVCQDIPEVVTLGAAMLAGLGAGVYKDSADMVRQIDRKEVVYEPNMANHRQYRRLYEGIYKQLYGCVKELNHTIERYKRQEAE from the coding sequence GACCAAATCTGGCAGGCGGTGCAGGAAGCGCTGCGCGAGGTGGTGGTCGAGCTGGGCGGGGAGCCAATTGCCGGCATTGCCGTGGCCAGCATGGGCGCCGCCGGAGTTTTGCTGGATAAAAACGGCCGGTGGATACACCGTTCCATCGCCTGGTTTGATACCAGAACCCAGAAAAAGGCCCAGTGGTGGAAGGATACCTTCGGCAGTGAAAAGATCTACGCCATCAGCGGTTTCGTGCCCAATCCGATGGCCGGCATCACCAAGGTGCAATGGATCAAGGAAAAAATGCCTGATAACTTTAAAAGAGTCAAGCATTGGGTGTCGATGCAGGATTATATCGGGTTTTGCCTAACCGGTAATGCCGTTGTCGATTATTCGGTGGCCTGCAGGACGATGGCGGTTGATTTGCGCAACCGCTGCTGGAATCAGGATATTTTGTTCCACGCGGGCATTTCTCCCGATATTTGCTCAGAGCTAAAGGCGGCCGGCAGTCTGGTCGGCACTGTGCATGAAGCGGCGGCAAGACGTACGGATATTTCCGTGGGAACTCCGGTATTTACCGGCGGTTTGGACTATGTGTGCGGTGCCTTGGCCAGCGGAACGATCAAGTCGGGACATGTGCTTTGCGCCATTGGCACCAGTGAGCAGATTTTGATGGTTGTTGACGAGCCGATTACCGATCCGCAGCATATTGACAGCAACCTCACCTGTGTTAATTATGTCGTGGACGATAAATATTATGTGGCCGGCCAGGTGATTTCCTCCGGCTGCGTGCTGGAATGGTTTAGTAAGCAAATCGCCCAGGTCGGTTACAGCGTGATTACCGAGGAAGCACAAACGGCGCCGCTTGGCTCAGAAGGAGTTTTTCTGTTGCCCCACTTCCGGGGGAAATATGCGCCGGGAGCGGACCCGCAGGCCAAGGGGGCATTCTTCGGCCTGACGACGGCTCATTCCCGGGCTTGTCTGAGCCGGGCTGTTCTGGAAGGACTGTGTTTTGAATCGGTCGGGATTATTGAGGAAATGGAACGGATTACCGGGCAGACGGTGAAATCCATCCATGTAGTGGGCGGAGCGACAAAGTCGCCATTCTGGATGCAAATGAAGGCCGATATATTGGGCAAAACCGTTGTTTGCCAGGATATTCCTGAGGTGGTGACCTTGGGAGCGGCTATGCTGGCCGGCCTGGGAGCGGGCGTATACAAAGATTCGGCGGATATGGTGCGGCAGATTGACCGCAAGGAAGTCGTGTACGAACCGAATATGGCAAACCACCGGCAATACCGGCGGCTATATGAAGGAATTTATAAGCAGTTGTATGGTTGTGTAAAAGAATTGAACCATACTATAGAGCGGTATAAACGGCAGGAGGCAGAATAA